The genomic segment AATTGTACCCGCAAGAAATCCTCATTATCGTTGCTGGGATCTTCGATCCAGGCTTGGCCAAGCGTTTTCAATGCCGCGATCAAGCGGGATTTTGGAATGTCCAGCAATGGCCGTAAAATACGAATCCCGTCGCGATGGGAAACAGCAGTCATGGCGGCAAGGCCATATACGCCGCTGCCGCGGGACAGGCGAATCAGAAAATTTTCCGCCACATCGCCTTGATGATGGCCCAGACATAAATCGGCAATTTGTTTTTGTTTACAAAAATCGGTTAATAATTGAAATCGCGCTTCCCGCGCCTGTTCTTGAATATTGCCGGCGGGATTTTTTTCCTTTTCCCATCGCAGGATATGATGTTCGATCCCGCGCAAGGCAAGCCAGTTATGCACCTGGGTGGCTTCATTCGCTGATTCGGCGCGCAAGCCGTGATCGACGGTGATTGCAATGGCTTTGCCGCCTTTTTGCGCGGCCCATTCTTGCGCCAGCAGGCAAAGCGCCATACTGTCGGCGCCACCGGAAACCGCAACCGCAATAATTGGCTTTGCCGCGAACGGGCCCAGCGCATCGAATAGATTCGAAAATTCCTGCTGTAAAAGGGGGGATGCCTCGGTCACATTACCCCTGTTTTGCTCCGCCGCATTTCAGTTTTTTACCTTCGGTATCGGCGCGGACTTTTATGCTGTCGCTGGCTTCTGGAAATTCTTTGGACAATTTGCCAAAGCTCGCACAGGCTTCTTTTTTATTGTCCAAATTCGCCAAGGACAAGCCAAGCTTTAACAGACTATCCGGCGCCTTTGCGCCTTTTGGATATTGCTTGTAGGCTTTTAAAAATTCGACGGCGGCGGATTTAAAATCACCGCGCACATAATAACTTTCGCCCAGCCAATATTGCGCATTGCCAGCAAGAGCATGATCCGGACTTTGTTTTATGAAATCTCGGAACCCATGTTCCGCGCCGGTATAATCGGCTTTTTGCAATTGGGCGATGGATTGGTCGTATAGCACTTTGGGGTCGCTGTTCGCCGTTGGCTGAGTCGGCGGCACAATCGGTTGGGTAGTATCGGTTGTTGGCTGGTTGGGCGTATTGTTAATCGCCAGTTCATTTGGATTTTGCATCGGCGCGGTCTGTGCGGTTTGCGCCTGGATTTTTTGTTCCAGCGCCTGCATGCGCAATTCCATATCGGTCAACGATTTGTCTTGGAATTTTTGCTGGCTGGAAACGCTGTGATTCAGTTCTTCGATTTTTCCGGTCAGATCGCGCATGCTTTTTTCAAGGCTGCTGATACGGCTGTCCAAACGGCTAAGGGAAGAAGCATCTAGGTTGCCGGGCTTGCGAGTTCCTTCAGGCGCAGATCCATCGCCGCGAAAGACTTCCATTTGCATGTTTTGCATATCGCGTTCCATGCGGTCGATGCGATCGACCAGAACTTGAATGTCATCGGCAAAAGACAAAGTAGGCATCAACAGAGCAAAACAAAAAGCGATAATAATCCAACGCATGATATAACCTATGATTTGGGAAGGTCGCCAGAATAACGCAGAATTCCGCCTGAAAAAAGGCAAAAAAACAGCCGCATAAAGCGGCTGTTTTAGCGGCATTGCCTAAAAAATTAGGAGGTTGGCGACGCGCCTTTCAGCGTGGTCACCGCGCGGCGATTTTGCGCCCAGGAAGATTCATCCGAACCTAAAACGGCTGGACGTTCTTTGCCAAAGGAAATAGTTTCCAAACGGCCGGCAGGGATGCCCAGGCTGACCAAGTAATCTTTTACTGCGGTCGCGCGGCGTTCGCCCAAAGCCAAGTTGTATTCGCGGGTGCCGCGTTCGTCGGCATGGCCTTCGATGGTGATTTTAAGGTTGCCGAATTTTTTCAACCAGGTCGCTTGGCGTTCCAAAGTGGCTTTGGATTCCGAATTCAATTCATACCGGTCATATTCAAAAAATACGCGGTCGCCGACATTCAGTACCAAGTCGTCTTGTGTGCCTGGTGTAACGTCAGCGCGGTTGATTGTGCCGCCTTTGCCGGTGCCTTGGCCATCGCCGGAAACAGAACCGGAAGAATCGGTGGTCGACGTGCAGGCGGTAACCAGCAACATCGCCGCTATGATGGTGAGAAAACGTAAACGCATAGAAGTGCCCCTTTGTGGTTATGAAACTAGAAAATTTGGTTCATGTATATCGGCCTGAACCGTGGCTTTTATATGGTCGGTATCCGTTAGTTATAGGGTTTTTAACCTATGGAATCAAGGGGGACCATGCCGGATCCGATGCATCCATAGGGGTTGGGATAAGTTGCAGATTCTTGCCTGTCAGGTCAACGGAATACAGCTTGGCTTGGGTGCTGCCGTT from the Alphaproteobacteria bacterium genome contains:
- the ybgF gene encoding tol-pal system protein YbgF; translated protein: MPLKQPLYAAVFLPFFRRNSALFWRPSQIIGYIMRWIIIAFCFALLMPTLSFADDIQVLVDRIDRMERDMQNMQMEVFRGDGSAPEGTRKPGNLDASSLSRLDSRISSLEKSMRDLTGKIEELNHSVSSQQKFQDKSLTDMELRMQALEQKIQAQTAQTAPMQNPNELAINNTPNQPTTDTTQPIVPPTQPTANSDPKVLYDQSIAQLQKADYTGAEHGFRDFIKQSPDHALAGNAQYWLGESYYVRGDFKSAAVEFLKAYKQYPKGAKAPDSLLKLGLSLANLDNKKEACASFGKLSKEFPEASDSIKVRADTEGKKLKCGGAKQG
- the pal gene encoding peptidoglycan-associated lipoprotein Pal, whose translation is MRLRFLTIIAAMLLVTACTSTTDSSGSVSGDGQGTGKGGTINRADVTPGTQDDLVLNVGDRVFFEYDRYELNSESKATLERQATWLKKFGNLKITIEGHADERGTREYNLALGERRATAVKDYLVSLGIPAGRLETISFGKERPAVLGSDESSWAQNRRAVTTLKGASPTS